A part of Ptychodera flava strain L36383 chromosome 11, AS_Pfla_20210202, whole genome shotgun sequence genomic DNA contains:
- the LOC139143433 gene encoding LETM1 domain-containing protein 1-like, with translation MALSRLDGRAGVLIFRSQIFYRSVSVARPVSRYRLPRQCVLCSHYCNDAKKAESQSGLSAWFSRQYEKYETVYMNALKRFPFLHKVTTVFVKGTKQLYRDCKEGMRIRKMVRSGTPYPELTWREMYAVRMMIRDLRTVMPTLVLLSLPIPFWFYVALPVLYLFPRHLLSHQFYQPEQRIPFAHLNHYRKAKQYDSILRYLETKMSGVHDPSTADGARAITDKLKSGVPICPEDLIEIKQLFVGRFSLRFLPRHQLKRMCRVFTMWPYLQPANFLRKRLNVCIGQLHFMDTAIQKEGVETLTVEELQKVCYERGLDSAEADKEQLSKWLTDWIRISTEISAAENSLLLYSAVLLSVNHPTHQHHKKYLRQ, from the exons TGTTGCCAGGCCGGTATCGAGGTATCGTCTACCGAGGCAGTGTGTTCTTTGTTCACATTACTGCAACGATGCAAAGAAAGCAGAATCCCAGTCTGGGCTATCAGCCTGGTTCAGCAGGCAGTATGAGAAATATGAAACCGTTTACATGAACGCCTTAAAGAGGTTTCCCTTCCTTCATAAAGTCACAACAGTCTTCGTAAAAG GTACTAAACAGCTATACAGAGACTGCAAAGAAGGAATGAGGATTCGGAAAATGGTGCGGAGTGGAACGCCATATCCAGAATTGACATGGAGGGAGATGTATGCTGTCAGGATG ATGATCCGAGATTTGAGAACAGTGATGCCAACGTTGGTGCTCTTGTCATTACCAATTCCTTTTTGGTTCTATGTCGCTCTTCCAGTTCT ATATTTATTTCCAAGACATCTCTTATCACATCAGTTTTATCAGCCAGAACAGAGAATCCCCTTTGCCCATTTAAACCATTACAGGAAGGCCAAGCAGTATGACAGTATCCTCCGATACTTGGAGACAAAGATGTCCGGTGTACATGACCCCAGTACTGCCGATGGTGCTAGAGCTATTACGGATAAG CTTAAATCTGGTGTTCCAATCTGCCCAGAagatttgattgaaataaaacaattatttgTGGGGAGATTTTCTCTTCGGTTTCTGCCAAGGCATCAGTTG AAACGAATGTGCAGAGTATTTACCATGTGGCCCTACCTTCAGCCTGCCAACTTTCTCCGAAAACGACTCAACGTCTGCATCGGACAGCTTCATTTCATGGACACTGCAATCCAGAAGGAGGGAGTGGAGACACTCACAGTAGAGGAACTTCAAAAG GTTTGTTACGAGAGAGGTTTGGACAGTGCCGAGGCAGACAAGGAACagctttcaaaatggctgacagACTGGATCAGGATATCAACTGAAATatcag CCGCAGAAAACTCACTGCTGTTGTACAGTGCAGTATTACTCTCTGTCAACCATCCAACGCATCAACATCACAAGAAATACCTCAGACAGTGA